In Penicillium psychrofluorescens genome assembly, chromosome: 5, a single window of DNA contains:
- a CDS encoding uncharacterized protein (ID:PFLUO_008351-T1.cds;~source:funannotate): MSKFIPFAIWAMVMPWVTICNALTLDIPGIFGPIQQLGSQSGLDAAKFFKDKPGDFVHPGIWHTHEDLERMRKGVLEKKEPWAAAYKVFSDDMYSQANYSMQGPEAYLSRGLVSNYTSFTNDVRAAWQNSIMWYITKDHAHWNLTSNILNAWGSELVDIVGIDRSLLTGLEGDLFVNAAEIMRWEGNWTEAGAAWSGGSGFSNQLYWLFSRQSAVIGQANYGMVSIKSLLSFAVYLDDVDLYNYAINAYINDRCASVFSLYSPTTGQSSESGRDQSHATSGIGWTALAAKTAQSQGSDLFKLGDNLLLKGSEYTAKYNLNYTVEYDPSWYRCEAVLVDGPWEAISDEDRGITNQRPIWDMMYYEYVVKRGLHAPYTTEASKTEGFEGRVFTNVDDLPSWGSLVFAY, translated from the exons ATGTCGAAG TTCATCCCGTTTGCCATTTGGGCTATGGTAATGCCATGGGTAACCATATGCAATGCACTTACCTTGGACATTCCGGGTATTTTTGGACCCATTCAACAACTTGGCTCTCAGAGTGGCCTCGACGCAGCAAAATTTTTCAAGGATAAACCAGGAGACTTTGTCCATCCAGGAATTTGGCACACTCATGAAGACCTTGAGCGCATGCGCAAAGGTGTGCTAGAGAAAAAGGAGCCCTGGGCTGCCGCGTACAAAGTGTTCAGCGATGACATGTACTCTCAGGCCAACTACTCCATGCAAGGACCTGAAGCGTATCTCTCTCGTGGTCTGGTTAGCAACTACACCTCATTTACTAACGACGTTCGTGCCGCATGGCAGAACTCTATCATGTGGTACATCACCAAAGATCACGCTCACTGGAATTTGACTTCCAATATCCTGAACGCTTGGGGCTCCGAGTTGGTGGATATTGTGGGTATTGACCGGTCCCTTCTGACTGGTCTGGAAGGAGACCTTTTTGTGAATGCTGCCGAAATCATGCGTTGGGAAGGTAACTGGACAGAGGCCGGCGCTGCCTGGTCTGGCGGCTCTGGCTTCAGTAACCAGTTATATTGGCTTTTCTCACGCCAGTCGGCTGTGATCGGCCAAGCAAATTATGGAATGGTTAGCATTAAGTCTCTTTTGAGCTTTGCTGTCTACCTTGACGATGTTGATCTGTACAACTATGCTATCAACGCGTACATAAACGACCGCTGTGCTAGCGTATTCTCGCTCTACAGTCCGACTACAGGCCAAAGTTCGGAGTCGGGTCGTGACCAAA GCCACGCAACCTCCGGCATCGGGTGGACGGCTCTTGCAGCCAAAACCGCACAAAGCCAAGGCTCCGACTTGTTCAAACTAGGAGACAATCTTCTTCTCAAAGGATCCGAGTACACGGCCAAATACAACCTAAATTATACGGTTGAATACGATCCATCCTGGTATCGCTGTGAGGCTGTCCTCGTTGATGGACCATGGGAGGCTATTTCAGATGAAGATCGAGGCATAACTAACCAGCGGCCCATTTGGGACATGATGTACTACGAGTATGTGGTCAAGCGAGGTCTCCATGCCCCTTACACAACCGAGGCGTCCAAGACGGAGGGCTTCGAGGGCCGAGTCTTCACAAACGTGGATGACTTGCCTAGCTGGGGCTCTCTTGTGTTTGCCTATTAG